The genomic region ATACAAGGAAAACCATCAAAGGATGGGAAATACTTCCTTGCAGGTGCTGGCAATATACTAAAAGTAGTATATATACAAGACAATTTTAAGCTTGTTTCTGTTCATACTTCCAAACTTTAAATCGCAAAGAACTATAATTTATACTTCAACTGTGAGCGGAAGTGAAACTTCAAGCAATAACATGATATATTATTGAAGCTGACAAAGAAATGATAAGAAATATAGTCTTGCCATTCGTTTGGGTAGAGGTACTTCTTTGGGCTGTTACAGGGAGGTTTGGTGATGAATCAGTGATGATGGTCGTTTCTGGTGGAATAAGAGTAACAGGATGCGGTTGATTGATCGAATTCGTTTTCGCATAGATTAATGATTCGCTCATTCACAGCTGTGCAATCTTCAATTAAGACTCTTAATGAGAAATATAGGTAGCACGTGTGAATAATTTAGAAGAAGTTAAATAGAAACGAAAGACATGAAAATTGGGGATagattacattaaaaaaaaactcttgttAACTTCTATGCTAATATCGGGTTATGTAAGTGAAAGCTCAGAAAAGAAACATTCTATAGGTGGAAATTCAACTGCCTAAGCCTGGGACGAGTGTAGTTACGCAATACTCTTACCTTCTAGCGGGTTGTTGCAAAAGCTGTAATCACAAAAACATGCTTCACCGGTCGTAGTAAGCATAAAATCAAGACCCACATAGTCCGCTGATGTTACACATGGGTCTGTATTTAATTGATCAGCACTTTTGCAACCTCTTTCCAAAAGGAATACGGGGTTACCTTCTGCCAAATTAAGAAAACGTTCATATAAAGGAAGGTAAAAGGCAAATAGaaaagtgacatcattacatgtTCTGCTCGTTTCAGTACGGATACATAAGACAAAAAGATGTGAAAGATAATCAAAAGCAACCATAACCTTTACCGTTTATATCGGATATGTTAAATTGAAGATATTTCATGTCTACATTGGGTTTCAAACGGCAAGGAGAATGTAATGAATACAATGAACATACTACCAAAAAAAATGTACCTTCAATGAATATTTGAATGTTGACATAACTGCAAATATCTCCGTTACTACAAGTCTCTGTTCCAATCCGTCCAGTTTCACAATCTTTACCACTACAAGCGAAACAGGTTAGAGTTTCtgcaaatacaaatataaacaatgaCGACATGTTAAGTTCGTTGTGCTCGATATTTTAAATGGATACAGAACGTTTAGCTATTTGCTTGAACTGCATGGCATTTGATAAAATACGTTGTAACATAATCTTATAACATACATTTCTCAAGTGTCTCATTCGAGGTAACAAATGGTCTATAAATCAGAGAATGACATATATACAGTGAAAATAATCACTGATTGCTGTATGTTTTCATGAGAAATTTATTAAGAAGCAGTTATGTTGGTAGTTGCTGAAAAAGAAAGAATCGTGGTAGGAGTACCTGGTGCCTCGAAGCTCGTAGATGGGAGGGTAACTTTAGAATCAGTAAATGTGGTAGTTTGTAACGAGTTCATAGTTGTTGTAGAGACAACTGCTGGTTCGGAACTCGTAGAAGGGAGGTTTGGTAATGAATCAGTTATGATAGTCGTTTCTGATGGAATAAGAGAAGAAGGTTGCGGATGACTAATCGAATTCCTATCCACATGGATTAATGTTTACTTATTCACAGCTGCAAAATatcattatatttaatttagacGTTTTATGCAAAGATAGGTAGCCCGTGCCAATAATTTAGAAAACAAGTTCAATAGAAAAGGGAGGACAtgaaaattgaggaaaaataacattaaataaaacCCTTCGTTTTTCTATAATAATATCAGATAATGTAAGTAAAAGCTCATAACAGAAAGATTCTATAGGTGGAAATTCAACTGCCTAAGCTCGGGATGACTGTAGTTACGCAATACTCTTACCTTCTAGCGGGTTGTTGCAAAAGCTGTAATCACAAAAACATGCTTCACCGGTCGTAGTAAGCATAAAATCAAGACCCACATAGTCCGCTGACGTAACACATGGGTCTGCATTAAATTGATTAGCACTTTTGCAACCTCTCTCCAAAAGGAATACGGGGTTACCTTCTGCCAAATTAAGAAAACGTTCATATAAAGGAAGGTAAAAGGCAAATAGAAAAATGACATCATTACATGTTCTGCTCGTTTCAGTACGGATACATAAGACAAAAAGATGTGTAAGATAATCAAAAGCAACCATAACCTTTACCGTTTATATCGGATATGTTAAATTAAAGATATTTCATGTCTACATTGGGTTTCAAACGGCAAGGAGAATGTAATGAATACAATGAAcatattaccaaaaaaaatgtaCCTTCAATGAATATTTGAATGTTGACATAACTGCAAATATCTCCGTTACTACAAGTCTCTGTTCCAATCCGTCCAGTTTCACAATCTTTACCACTACAAGCGAAACAGGTTAGAGTTTCtgcaaatacaaatataaacaatgaCGACATGTTAAGTTCGTTGTGCTCGATATTTTAAATGGATACAGAACGTTTAGCTATTTGCTTGAACTGGCATTTGATAAAATACGTTGTAACATAATTTTATAACATACATTTCTCAACTCTTGTTAACTTCTATGCTAATATCGGGTTATGTAAGTGAAAGCTCAGAAAAGAAACATTCTATAGGTGGAAATTCATCTGCCTAAGCCTGGGACGAATGTAGTTACGCAATACTCTTACCTTCTAGCGGGTTGTTGCAAAAGCTGTAATCACAAAAACATGCTTCACCGGTCGTAGTAAGCATAAAATCAAGACCCACATAGTCCGCTGATGTTACACATGGGTCTGTATTTAATTGATCAGCACTTTTGCAACCTCTTTCCAAAAGGAATACGGGGTTACCTTCTGCCAAATTAAGAAAACGTTCATATAAAGGAAGGTAAAAGGCAAATAGaaaagtgacatcattacatgtTCTGCTCGTTTCAGTACGGATACATAAGACAAAAAGATGTGAAAGATAATCAAAAGCAACCATAACCTTTACCGTTTATATCGGATATGTTAAATTGAAGATATTTCATGTCTACATTGGGTTTCAAACGGCAAGGAGAATGTAATGAATACAATGAACATACTACCAAAAAAAATGTACCTTCAATGAATATTTGAATGTTGACATAACTGCAAATATCTCCGTTACTACAAGTCTCTGTTCCAATCCGTCCAGTTTCACAATCTTTACCACTACAAGCGAAACAGGTTAGAGTTTCtgcaaatacaaatataaacaatgaCGACATGTTAAGTTCGTTGTGCTCGATATTTTAAATGGATACAGAACGTTTAGCTATTTGCTTGAACTGCATGGCATTTGATAAAATACGTTGTAACATAATCTTATAACATACATTTCTCAAGTGTCTCATTCGAGGTAACAAATGGTCTATAAATCAGAGAATGACATATATACAGTGAAAAAAATCACTGATTGCTGTATGTTTTCATGAGAAATTTATTAAGAAGCAGTTAGGTTGGTAGTTGCTGAAAAAGAAAGAATCGTGGTAGGAGTACCTGGTGCCTCGAAGCTCGTAGATGGGAGGGTAATTTTAGAATCAGTAAATGTGGTAGTTTGTAACGAGTTCATAGTTGTTGTAGAGACAACTGCTGGTTCGGAACTCGTAGAAGGGAGGTTTGGTAATGAATCAGTTATGATAGTCGTTTCTGATGGAATAAGAGAAGAAGGTTGCGGATGACTAATCGAATTCCTATCCACATGGATTAATGTTTACTTATTCACAGCTGCAAAATatcattatatttaatttagacGTTTTATGCAAAGATAGGTAGCCCGTGCCAATAATTTAGAAAACAAGTTCAATAGAAAAGGGAGGACAtgaaaattgaggaaaaataacattaaataaaacCCTTCGTTTTTCTATAATAATATCAGATAATGTAAGTAAAAGCTCATAACAGAAAGATTCTATAGGTGGAAATTCAACTGCCTAAGCTCGGGATGACTGTAGTTACGCAATACTCTTACCTTCTAGCGGGTTGTTGCAAAAGCTGTAATCACAAAAACATGCTTCACCGGTCGTAGTAAGCATAAAATCAAGACCCACATAGTCCGCTGACGTAACACATGGGTCTGCATTAAATTGATTAGCACTTTTGCAACCTCTCTCCAAAAGGAATACGGGGTTACCTTCTGCCAAATTAAGAAAACGTTCATATAAAGGAAGGTAAAAGGCAAATAGaaaagtgacatcattacatgtTCTGCTCGTTTCAGTACGGATACATAAGACAAAATGATGTGTAAGATAATCAAAAGCAACCATAACCTTTACCGTTTATATCGGATATGTTAAATTAAAGATATTTCATGTCTACATTGGGTTTCAAACGGCAAGGAGAATGTAATGAATACAATGAACATACTACCAAAAAAATGTACCTTCAATGAATATTTGAATGTTGACATAACTGCAAATATCTCCGTTACTACAAGTCTCTGTTCCAATCCGTCCAGTTTCACAATCTTTACCACTACAAGCGAAACAGGTTAGAGTTTCTGCAAATACAAATATGAACAATGACGACATGTTAAGTTCGTTGTGCTCGATATTTTAAATGGATACAGAACGTTTAGCTATTTGCTTGAACTGGCATTTGATAAAATACGTTGTAACATAATTTTATAACATACATTTCTCAACTCTTGTTAACTTCTATGCTAATATCGGGTTATGTAAGTGAAAGCTCAGAAAAGAAACATTCTATAGGTGGAAATTCATCTGCCTAAGCCTGGGACGAGTGTAGTTACGCAATACTCTTACCTTCTAGCGGGTTGTTGCAAAAGCTGTAATCACAAAAACATGCTTCACCGGTCGTAGTAAGCATAAAATCAAGACCCACATAGTCCGCTGATGTTACACATGGGTCTGTATTTAATTGATCAGCACTTTTGCAACCTCTTTCCAAAAGGAATACGGGGTTACCTTCTGCCAAATTAAGAAAACGTTCATATAAAGGAAGGTAAAAGGCAAATAGaaaagtgacatcattacatgtTCTGCTCGTTTCAGTACGGATACATAAGACAAAAAGATGTGAAAGATAATCAAAAGCAACCATAACCTTTACCGTTTATATTGGATATGTTAAATTGTAGATAGCTCATGTCTACATTGGGTTTCAAATGGCAAGGAGAATGTAATGAATACAATAAACATACTACCAAAAAAATGTACCTTCAATGAATATTTGAATGTTGACATAACTGCAAATATCTCCGTTACTACAAGTCTCTGTTCCAATCCGTCCAGTTTCACAATCTTTACCACTACAAGCGAAACAGGTTAGAGTTTCTGCAAATATAAACAATGACGACATGTTAAGTTCGTTGTGCTCGATATTTTAAATGGATACAGAACGTTTAGCTATTTGCTTGAACTGCATGGCATTTGATAAAATACGTTGTAACATAATCTTATAACATACATTTCTCAAGTGTCTCATTCGAAGTAACAAATGGTCTATAAATCAGAGAATGACATAATTACAGTGAAAAAATCACTAATTGCTGTACGTTTTCATCAGATATTTATTAAGAAGCAGTTATGTTGGTAGTTGCTGAAAAGGAAAGATTAATTCATGGTAGGAATACCTGGTGCCTCGAAGCTCGTAGATGGGAGGGTGATTTTAGAATCAGTAAATGTGGTAGTTTGTAACGAGTTCATAGTTGTTGTAGAGACAACTGCTGGTTCGGAACTCGTAGAAGGGAGGTATGGTGATGAATCAGTTATGATAGTCGTTTCTGATGGAATAAGAGAAGAAGGTTGCGGATGACTAATCGAATTCCTATCCACATGGATTAATGTTTACTTATTCACAGCTGCAAAATatcattatatttaatttagacGTTTTATGCAAAGATAGGTAGCCCGTGCCAATAATTTAGAAAACAAGTTCAATAGAAAAGGGAGGACAtgaaaattgaggaaaaataacattaaataaaacCCTTCGTTTTCTCTATAATAATATCAGATAATGTAAGTAAAAGCTCATAACAGAAAGATTCTATGGGTGGAAATTCAACTGCTTAAGCTCGGGATGAGTGTAGTTACGCAATACTCTTACCTTCTAGCGGGCTGTTGCAAAAGCTGTAATCACAAAAACATGCTTCACCGGTCGTAGTAAGCATAAAATCAAGACCCACATAGTCCGCTGACGTAACACATGGGTCTGCATTAAATTGATTAGCACTTTTGCAACCTCTCTCCAAAAGGAATACGGGGTTACCTTCTGCCAAATTAAGAAAACGTTCATATAAAGGAAGGTAAAAGGCAAATAGaaaagtgacatcattacatgtTCTGCTCGTTTCAGTACGGATACATAAGACAAAATGATGTGTAAGATAATCAAAAGCAACCATAACCTTTACCGTTTATATTGGATATGTTAAATTGTAGATAGCTCATGTCTACATTGGGTTTCAAATGGCAAGGAGAATGTAATGAATACAATGAACATACTACCAAAAAAATGTACCTTCAATGAATATTTGAATGTTGACATAACTGCAAATATCTCCGTTACTACAAGTCTCTGTTCCAATCCGTCCAGTTTCACAATCTTTACCACTACAAGCGAAACAGGTTAGAGTTTCTGCAAATATAAACAATGACGACATGTTAAGTTCGTTGTGCTCGATATTTTAAATGGATACAGAACGTTTAGCTATTTGCTTGAACTGCATGGCATTTGATAAAATACGTTGTAACATAATCTTATAACATACATTTCTCAAGTGTCTCATTCGAAGTAACAAATGGTCTATAAATCAGAGAATGACATAATTACAGTGAAAAAAATCACTAATTGCTGTACGTTTTCATCATAAATTTATTAAGAAGCAGTTATGTTGGTAGTTGCTGAAAAGGAAAGATTAATTCATGGTAGGAATACCTGGTGCCTCGAAGCTCGTAGATGGGAGGGTGATTTTAGAATCAGTAAATGTGGTAGTTTGTAACGAGTTCATAGTTGTTGTAGAGACAACTGCTGGTTCGGAACTCGTAGAAGGGAGGTATGGTGATGAATCAGTTATGATAGTCGTTTCTGATGGAATAAGAGAAGAAGGTTGCGGATGACTAATCGAATTCCTATCCACATGGATTAATGTTTACTTATTCACAGCTGCAAAATatcattatatttaatttagacGTTTTATGCAAAGATAGGTAGCCCGTGCCAATAATTTAGAAAACAAGTTCAATAGAAAAGGGAGGACATGAAAATTGAGgaaaataacattaaataaaacCCTTCGTTTTCTCTTTAATAATATCAGATAATGTAAGTAAAAGCTCATAACAGAAAGATTCTATGGGTGGAAATTCAACTGCTTAAGCTCGGGATGAGTGTAGTTACGCAATACTCTTACCTTCTAGCGGGCTGTTGCAAAAGCTGTAATCACAAAAACATGCTTCACCGGTCGTAGTAAGCATAAAATCAAGACCCACATAGTCCGCTGACGTAACACATGGGTCTGCATTAAATTGATTAGCACTTTTGCAACCTCTCTCCAAAAGGAATACGGGGTTACCTACTGCCAAATTAAGAAAACGTTCATATAAAGGAAGGTAAAAGGCAAATAGaaaagtgacatcattacatgtTCTGCTCGTTTCAGTACGAATGCATAAGACAAAAAGATGTGAAAGATAATCAAAAGCAACCATAACCTTTACCGTTTATATTGGATATGTTAAATTGTAGATAGCTCATGTCTACATTGGGTTTCAAATGGCAAGGAGAATGTAATGAATACAATGAACATATTACACAAAAAAATGTACCTTCAATGATTATTTGAATGTTGACATAACTGCAAATATCTCCGTTACTACAAGTCTCTGTTCCAATCCGTCCAGTTTCACAATCTTTACCACTACAAGCGAAACAGGTTAGAGTTTCTgcaaatacaaatttaaaaaatgacgACATGTTAAGTTCGTTGTGCTCGATATTTAAAATGGATACAGAACGTTTAGCTATTTGTATGAACTGGCAATTGATATGATACGTGGTTATGGATTAATATGAATTTAGAAGAAACATCGGTTGAACTATGGTTTCTaaaaatattcatgaagtaGGTTGAggaacttgaaaaaaaatgtaggaATACCTGGTGCCTCGAAGCTCGTAGATGGGAGGGTGATTTTAGAATCAGTAAATGTGGTAGTTTGTAACGAGTTCATAGTTGTTGTAGATACAACTGCTGGTTCGGAACTCGTAGAAGGGAGGTATGGTGATGAATCAGTTATGATAGTCGTTTCTGATGGAATAAGAGAAGAAGGTTGCGGATGACTAATCGAATTCCTATCCACATGGATTAATGTTTACTTATTCACAGCTGCAAAATatcattatatttaatttagacGTTTTATGCAAAGATAGGTAGCCCGTGCCAATAATTTAGAAAACAAGTTCAATAGAAAAGGGAGGACAtgaaaattgaggaaaaataacattaaataaaacCCTTCGTTTTCTCTATAATAATATCAGATAATGTAAGTAAAAGCTCATAACAGAAAGATTCTATGGGTGGAAATTCAACTGCTTAAGCTCGGGATGAGTGTAGTTACGCAATACTCTTACCTTCTAGCGGGCTGTTGCAAAAGCTGTAATCACAAAAACATGCTTCACCGGTCGTAGTAAGCATAAAATCAAGACCCACATAGTCCGCTGACGTAACACATGGGTCTGCATTAAATTGATTAGCACTTTTGCAACCTCTCTCCAAAAGGAATACGGGGTTACCTTCTGCCAAATTAAGAAAACGTTCATATAAAGGAAGGTAAAAGGCAAATAGaaaagtgacatcattacatgtTCTGCTCGTTTCAGTACGGATACATAAGACAAAATGATGTGTAAGATAATCAAAAGCAACCATAACCTTTACCGTTTATATTGGATATGTTAAATTGTAGATAGCTCATGTCTACATTGGGTTTCAAATGGCAAGGAGAATGTAATGAATACAATGAACATACTACCAAAAAAATGTACCTTCAATGAATATTTGAATGTTGACATAACTGCAAATATCTCCGTTACTACAAGTCTCTGTTCCAATCCGTCCAGTTTCACAATCTTTACCACTACAAGCGAAACAGGTTAGAGTTTCTGCAAATATAAACAATGACGACATGTTAAGTTCGTTGTGCTCGATATTTTAAATGGATACAGAACGTTTAGCTATTTGCTTGAACTGCATGGCATTTGATAAAATACGTTGTAACATAATCTTATAACATACATTTCTCAAGTGTCTCATTCGAAGTAACAAATGGTCTATAAATCAGAGAATGACATAATTACAGTGAAAAAAATCACTAATTGCTGTACGTTTTCATCATAAATTTATTAAGAAGCAGTTATGTTGGTAGTTGCTGAAAAGGAAAGATTAATTCATGGTAGGAATACCTGGTGCCTCGAAGCTCGTAGATGGGAGGGTGATTTTAGAATCAGTAAATGTGGTAGTTTGTAACGAGTTCATAGTTGTTGTAGAGACAACTGCTGGTTCGGAACTCGTAGAAGGGAGGTATGGTGATGAATCAGTTATGATAGTCGTTTCTGATGGAATAAGAGAAGAAGGTTGCGGATGACTAATCGAATTCCTATCCACATGGATTAATGTTTACTTATTCACAGCTGCAAAATatcattatatttaatttagacGTTTTATGCAAAGATAGGTAGCCCGTGCCAATAATTTAGAAAACAAGTTCAATAGAAAAGGGAGGACATGAAAATTGAGgaaaataacattaaataaaacCCTTCGTTTTCTCTTTAATAATATCAGATAATGTAAGTAAAAGCTCATAACAGAAAGATTCTATGGGTGGAAATTCAACTGCTTAAGCTCGGGATGAGTGTAGTTACGCAATACTCTTACCTTCTAGCGGGCTGTTGCAAAAGCTGTAATCACAAAAACATGCTTCACCGGTCGTAGTAAGCATAAAATCAAGACCCACATAGTCCGCTGACGTAACACATGGGTCTGCATTAAATTGATTAGCACTTTTGCAACCTCTCTCCAAAAGGAATACGGGGTTACCTACTGCCAAATTAAGAAAACGTTCATATAAAGGAAGGTAAAAGGCAAATAGaaaagtgacatcattacatgtTCTGCTCGTTTCAGTACGAATGCATAAGACAAAAAGATGTGAAAGATAATCAAAAGCAACCATAACCTTTACCGTTTATATTGGATATGTTAAATTGTAGATAGCTCATGTCTACATTGGGTTTCAAATGGCAAGGAGAATGTAATGAATACAATGAACATATTACACAAAAAAATGTACCTTCAATGATTATTTGAATGTTGACATAACTGCAAATATCTCCGTTACTACAAGTCTCTGTTCCAATCCGTCCAGTTTCACAATCTTTACCACTACAAGCGAAACAGGTTAGAGTTTCTgcaaatacaaatttaaaaaatgacgACATGTTAAGTTCGTTGTGCTCGATATTTAAAATGGATACAGAACGTTTAGCTATTTGTATGAACTGGCAATTGATATGATACGTGGTTATGGATTAATATGAATTTAGAAGAAACATCGGTTGAACTATGGTTTCTaaaaatattcatgaagtaGGTTGAggaacttgaaaaaaaatgtaggaATACCTGGTGCCTCGAAGCTCGTAGATGGGAGGGTGATTTTAGAATCAGTAAATGTGGTAGTTTGTAACGAGTTCATAGTTGTTGTAGATACAACTGCTGGTTCGGAACTCGTAGAAGGGAGGTATGGTGATGAATCAGTTATGATAGTCGTTTCTGATGGAATAAGAGAAGAAGGTTGCGGATGACTAATCGAATTCCTATCCACATGGATTAATGTTTACTCATTCACAGCTGCAAAATatcattatatttaatttagacGTTTTATGCAAAGATAGGTAGCCCGTGCCAATAATTTAGAAAACAAGTTCAATAGAAAAGGGAGGACAtgaaaattgaggaaaaataacattaaataaaacCCTTCGTTTTCTCTATAATAATATCAGATAATGTAAGTAAAAGCTCATAACAGAAAGATTCTATAGGTGGAAATTCAACTGCCTAAGCTCGGGATGAGTGTAGTTACGCAATACTCTTACCTTCTAGCGGGTTGTTGCAAAAGCTGTAATCACAAAAACATGCTTCACCGGTCGTAGTAAGCATAAAATCAAGACCCACATAGTCCGCTGACGTAACACATGGGTCTGCATTAAATTGATTAGCACTTTTGCAACCTCTCTCCAAAAGGAATACGGGGTTACCTTCTGCCAAATTAAGAAAACGTTCATATAAAGGAAGGTAAAAGGCAAATAGaaaagtgacatcattacatgtTCTGCTCGTTTCAGTACGAATGCATAAGACAAAATGATGTGAAAGATAATCAAAAGCAACCATAACCTTTACCGTTTATATTGGATATGTTAAATTGTAGATAGCTCATGTCTACATTGGGTTTCAAATGGCAAGGAGAATGTAATGAATACAATGAACATATTACACAAAAAAATGTACCTTCAATGATTATTTGAATGTTGACATAACTGCAAATATCTCCGTTACTACAAGTCTCTGTTCCAATCCGTCCAGTTTCACAATCTTTACCACTACAAGCGAAACAGGTTAGAGTTTCTGctaatacaaatttaaaaaatgacgACATGTTAAGTTCGTTGTGCTCGATACAGAACGTTTGGCTATTTGTATGAACTGGCAATTGATATGATACGTGGTTATGGATTAATATGAATTTAGAAGAAACATCGGTTGAACTATGGTTTCTaaaaatattcatgaagtaGGTTGAggaacttgaaaaaaaatggttcacgtaaaattgatattaattgtttaaagggtgtgaagactcgcgcacaaagaaaagtctcatgccggtaatctgacctagtttcgaataaagtgtaacagaagtgttagacacaaccatcgatcccagaaaatacacacacagcttgtttccatcggtaattagacacttgtagtcaatacatacagctacggtcaatacccacagcacactGTACATAGCAGTAATGGaaatctcaggtctagataaaagataaaaatgacacgtatcacgtttcattactgtctacaTTTTTTAGCGACAAggagaaaacttcacttgcaagcaacggaaagttaacttttttagagcacggcacgcggtttgggggcgagtcttcaatgcctttaagttaaTGGACACTGACGTTTTGTGATAGCAACATAGTTATTTGATTTAATGCAATGCTGCAAAGGCGTTGGTGGAATAACTATATCATGTGAATAATACAACTAGCACTGAAAAGTAAAATTCAAACATTAATGACTTCAGAAGGTGGAAAACGCAAAAGtaagtattttaaataaatgatatttatgTTAGTCAGTAATACAGTATTATAGGTACGTTTCAGAACGATCATTCTTGTCACGATGATGGGTTATtaaaaaatgcattttattaattatatcgGATATGAAATTAATGCAAACATACGCAATGCCTGCTTTATGGACATAGTACACGCAGTtacattatttctttgtttgagATTATCTTTGGTAGAGTTGG from Apostichopus japonicus isolate 1M-3 chromosome 2, ASM3797524v1, whole genome shotgun sequence harbors:
- the LOC139976001 gene encoding uncharacterized protein — translated: MLTTTGEACFCDYSFCNNPLEETTIITDSSPYLPSTSSEPAVVSTTTMNSLQTTTFTDSKITLPSTSFEAPETLTCFACSGKDCETGRIGTETCSNGDICSYVNIQIIIEVGNPVFLLERGCKSANQFNADPCVTSADYVGLDFMLTTTGEACFCDYSFCNSPLEETTIITDSSPYLPSTSSEPAVVSTTTMNSLQTTTFTDSKITLPSTSFEAPETLTCFACSGKDCETGRIGTETCSNGDICSYVNIQIFIEEGNPVFLLERGCKSANQFNADPCVTSADYVGLDFMLTTTGEACFCDYSFCNSPLEETTIITDSSPYLPSTSSEPAVVSTTTMNSLQTTTFTDSKITLPSTSFEAPETLTCFACSGKDCETGRIGTETCSNGDICSYVNIQIIIEVGNPVFLLERGCKSANQFNADPCVTSADYVGLDFMLTTTGEACFCDYSFCNSPLEETTIITDSSPYLPSTSSEPAVVSTTTMNSLQTTTFTDSKITLPSTSFEAPETLTCFACSGKDCETGRIGTETCSNGDICSYVNIQIFIEEGNPVFLLERGCKSANQFNADPCVTSADYVGLDFMLTTTGEACFCDYSFCNSPLEETTIITDSSPYLPSTSSEPAVVSTTTMNSLQTTTFTDSKITLPSTSFEAPETLTCFACSGKDCETGRIGTETCSNGDICSYVNIQIFIEEGNPVFLLERGCKSADQLNTDPCVTSADYVGLDFMLTTTGEACFCDYSFCNNPLEETLTCFACSGKDCETGRIGTETCSNGDICSYVNIQIFIEEGNPVFLLERGCKSANQFNADPCVTSADYVGLDFMLTTTGEACFCDYSFCNNPLEETTIITDSLPNLPSTSSEPAVVSTTTMNSLQTTTFTDSKITLPSTSFEAPETLTCFACSGKDCETGRIGTETCSNGDICSYVNIQIFIEEGNPVFLLERGCKSADQLNTDPCVTSADYVGLDFMLTTTGEACFCDYSFCNNPLEETLTCFACSGKDCETGRIGTETCSNGDICSYVNIQIFIEEGNPVFLLERGCKSANQFNADPCVTSADYVGLDFMLTTTGEACFCDYSFCNNPLEETTIITDSLPNLPSTSSEPAVVSTTTMNSLQTTTFTDSKVTLPSTSFEAPETLTCFACSGKDCETGRIGTETCSNGDICSYVNIQIFIEEGNPVFLLERGCKSADQLNTDPCVTSADYVGLDFMLTTTGEACFCDYSFCNNPLEETTIITDSSPNLPVTAQRSTSTQTNVTTILVFQSSSFPENFTLSWYVDDRNQIEGLFVQVQYHGMDDWFDISPKLEASTRKFSLSAFEVINVTAVRVIAIDRSGNEIAESVPHPIRHLESGTRQNSQPGGSSVIFFVIVIIATIALSLVLIIIAVKQHNNKKLRQETVYSDIEPNGNQNLSFLV